In Flavivirga abyssicola, the following are encoded in one genomic region:
- the argH gene encoding argininosuccinate lyase, producing MKLWDKGISIDKKIEQFTVGNDREIDIHIAKYDVIASKAHAKMLQKIGIITVEELVELLGGLKVLETQIENGTFVIDPQFEDVHSKIEFELTKSLGEVGKKIHTARSRNDQVLVALHLYYKENLSIVKEKTKTFFTTLLELAETHKGKVLPGYTHLQVAMPSSFGLWFSAYAELMIDDVYLLNAAIQTVDQNPLGSAAGYGSSFPIDRELTTKEMDFSTLKYNVVAAQMSRGKSERTIAASLGSLCNTMSRFAMDICLYMSQNFGFISFPDELTTGSSIMPHKKNPDVFELIRGKCNKIQALQSEMILITNNLPSGYHRDFQLLKENIIAAFEEVKDILDIFNYSIQQIIVKDVDINSDLYKYLFTVDNINTLVVEGQSFREAYQKIGGQVQDGTYVPDTSKHHTHVGSIHNLSLDKISAKFPQ from the coding sequence ATGAAACTCTGGGACAAAGGCATATCAATAGACAAAAAAATAGAACAATTCACAGTTGGGAACGATAGAGAAATCGATATTCATATTGCGAAGTATGATGTGATCGCATCCAAAGCACATGCTAAAATGCTTCAAAAAATTGGTATTATCACCGTTGAGGAATTGGTTGAATTGCTAGGAGGGTTAAAAGTTTTAGAAACTCAAATTGAAAACGGTACATTTGTAATTGATCCTCAGTTTGAAGATGTACACTCTAAAATAGAATTCGAACTCACAAAATCTTTAGGAGAAGTAGGCAAAAAAATCCATACAGCACGTTCTAGAAATGATCAGGTTTTAGTGGCTTTACACTTGTATTACAAAGAGAATTTGAGTATCGTAAAAGAAAAAACAAAAACCTTCTTTACAACACTTCTTGAATTAGCTGAGACTCATAAAGGGAAAGTATTACCAGGATATACCCATTTACAAGTAGCCATGCCATCATCATTCGGATTATGGTTTTCTGCCTATGCCGAGTTAATGATAGACGATGTATATTTACTAAATGCCGCTATACAAACAGTAGATCAGAACCCATTAGGTTCAGCTGCAGGTTACGGAAGTTCATTCCCTATCGATAGAGAATTAACTACCAAAGAAATGGACTTTTCTACCTTAAAATACAATGTTGTAGCTGCTCAAATGAGCCGAGGAAAAAGTGAGCGTACCATAGCAGCCAGTTTAGGAAGTTTATGTAATACGATGTCTCGTTTCGCTATGGATATTTGTTTGTATATGAGTCAGAATTTCGGGTTCATTTCCTTTCCAGATGAATTAACCACAGGGAGTAGTATCATGCCTCATAAAAAGAATCCAGATGTATTCGAATTGATTCGAGGGAAGTGTAATAAAATACAAGCCTTGCAAAGTGAAATGATTTTAATAACCAATAATTTACCAAGTGGCTACCATAGAGATTTTCAGTTATTAAAAGAAAACATTATTGCCGCTTTTGAAGAAGTAAAGGATATTCTGGATATTTTCAATTATTCGATCCAACAAATCATTGTAAAAGATGTAGATATCAATAGCGATTTGTATAAATACCTCTTTACAGTAGACAATATAAATACTTTGGTAGTTGAAGGGCAAAGTTTCAGAGAAGCTTATCAGAAAATAGGCGGACAGGTACAAGACGGCACTTATGTTCCAGATACCTCTAAGCATCATACACATGTTGGGAGCATTCATAATTTAAGTTTAGATAAAATTAGTGCTAAGTTTCCCCAATAA
- a CDS encoding alpha/beta hydrolase, whose protein sequence is MPIKSTFKIYVLTFCLSFTMYHGFAQYKMVNLWNGEIPNSQETTEQETVEKDDIIKVFQVKKPTLEIYLPTKRNAIDKAVIICPGGGYRFLAYDWEGSDIAKWFNSKGITAFVLKYRLPESKSLIVAHEAPLQDAQRAVRWVRFHAKDYNINPEKIGVIGFSAGGHLASTLGTQYNAPNKFKEQPIDIISARPNFMALVYPVVTMKDDYAHKGSRNALLGKNPSDTLITRYSNELQVSENTPPTFLVHATDDGAVPVENSLNFYKALKDKGVKSEMHIYPYGGHGYSLAINKGHLQTWTDRLYDWLQSL, encoded by the coding sequence ATGCCTATAAAATCAACCTTTAAAATATATGTATTAACCTTTTGTTTATCTTTTACTATGTATCACGGTTTTGCTCAATATAAGATGGTTAATTTATGGAATGGCGAGATTCCAAACAGTCAAGAAACTACCGAGCAAGAAACCGTAGAGAAAGATGATATTATCAAGGTATTCCAAGTAAAAAAACCAACTTTAGAAATTTATTTACCTACAAAAAGGAATGCTATTGATAAAGCAGTGATTATCTGTCCTGGAGGAGGCTATCGCTTTTTAGCTTACGATTGGGAAGGGTCAGATATTGCGAAATGGTTTAATTCTAAAGGTATTACAGCATTTGTATTAAAATATAGATTACCAGAATCGAAGTCGTTAATCGTAGCACATGAAGCACCCTTACAAGATGCACAAAGAGCGGTGAGGTGGGTAAGGTTTCATGCAAAAGATTACAATATTAACCCCGAAAAGATTGGTGTAATCGGTTTTTCGGCAGGAGGACATTTAGCATCCACTTTAGGAACACAATATAATGCGCCAAACAAATTTAAAGAACAGCCCATCGACATCATTTCTGCACGACCTAATTTTATGGCTTTAGTATATCCTGTAGTTACCATGAAAGATGATTACGCCCATAAAGGATCTCGCAATGCTTTATTAGGTAAAAACCCAAGCGATACTTTAATAACTCGATATTCCAATGAATTACAAGTTAGTGAAAACACTCCCCCAACATTTTTGGTGCACGCTACAGATGATGGCGCTGTACCTGTTGAAAACAGCTTAAATTTTTACAAAGCACTTAAAGATAAGGGGGTAAAATCCGAAATGCACATCTATCCGTATGGAGGTCATGGTTACTCCTTGGCTATTAACAAAGGGCATTTGCAAACATGGACTGACAGGTTATATGATTGGTTGCAGAGTTTATAA
- a CDS encoding helix-turn-helix domain-containing protein: MSKNKYTSLEIAYKMGFKEPLSFIRFFKKYTGSTPNQFQNKIELPGAG; this comes from the coding sequence ATCTCGAAAAATAAATACACATCTCTAGAAATAGCTTATAAAATGGGGTTTAAAGAACCTTTAAGCTTTATTCGGTTTTTCAAAAAATATACAGGTTCGACTCCAAACCAGTTTCAAAATAAAATAGAATTACCTGGCGCCGGTTAG
- a CDS encoding DoxX family protein translates to MKKNKIIYWITTGLFCLLFFAGAMMYIFNYPRAEAFYLNLGFPTWLIYPLAFLKIAGVITVLTKWSKFFKELAYAGFLFDAILALVAHVMVRDGEYMPAIIALILIITSWIYDRKVYTLSSNSNKNKE, encoded by the coding sequence ATGAAAAAAAATAAAATTATTTATTGGATTACAACAGGTTTGTTCTGTTTATTGTTTTTTGCAGGAGCTATGATGTATATTTTTAATTATCCAAGAGCAGAAGCTTTCTATTTAAACCTAGGGTTTCCAACTTGGCTCATTTATCCATTAGCTTTTTTAAAAATTGCAGGCGTTATTACGGTTTTAACAAAATGGTCTAAATTTTTTAAAGAGCTCGCATATGCAGGGTTCTTATTTGATGCTATTTTAGCTCTGGTTGCGCACGTAATGGTTCGTGATGGCGAGTATATGCCTGCTATTATAGCTTTAATCCTTATTATAACATCTTGGATCTACGATCGTAAAGTATATACGCTATCTAGTAATAGTAACAAAAACAAAGAATGA
- a CDS encoding alpha/beta hydrolase, with translation MKNLLVALGFCLMFSSVSFTQTGKVFDKLSHTSKILKGDRNFAVYLPPDYETSQRDYPVLYLLHGAGDDQTGWVQFGEVLHITDKAIKEGKATPMIIVMPDAYTNRMGYFNDMRGDWNYEDYFFEEFMPYVEKNYRIKSEKRYRAVAGLSMGGGGSFMYALRHPELFSSACPLSAYAGPKSVDEVKNMAKRYYNFEASDVEAQKYLSNYSALSLIETMTKKEIESVKWYIDCGDDDFLYEGNSLVHIALRKKKVHHEFRIRNGGHTWTYWRESLPEVLEFVSNTFHQK, from the coding sequence ATGAAAAATCTACTAGTTGCTCTTGGGTTTTGTTTGATGTTTTCTTCGGTAAGTTTTACTCAAACAGGAAAAGTATTCGATAAATTATCTCATACAAGTAAAATATTAAAAGGAGATCGAAACTTTGCTGTTTATTTACCACCAGATTATGAGACGTCACAAAGAGATTATCCAGTTTTATATTTATTGCACGGTGCCGGCGATGATCAGACAGGTTGGGTTCAGTTTGGAGAAGTATTGCATATTACAGATAAGGCAATAAAAGAAGGAAAGGCAACGCCTATGATTATTGTTATGCCAGATGCGTATACAAACAGAATGGGCTATTTTAATGATATGCGGGGCGATTGGAACTACGAAGATTATTTTTTTGAAGAGTTCATGCCTTATGTAGAAAAGAATTATCGCATAAAAAGTGAAAAGCGTTATAGAGCCGTTGCCGGACTCTCTATGGGAGGTGGCGGCTCCTTTATGTATGCATTACGCCATCCAGAATTATTTTCATCAGCTTGCCCGTTAAGTGCTTATGCTGGACCCAAATCTGTTGATGAGGTAAAAAACATGGCAAAGCGATATTATAATTTCGAAGCTAGTGATGTCGAGGCTCAGAAATATTTATCAAACTATAGTGCATTATCACTCATAGAGACTATGACTAAAAAAGAGATTGAGTCTGTAAAATGGTATATCGATTGTGGAGACGATGATTTCCTATACGAAGGAAACAGTTTGGTTCATATAGCACTTCGAAAAAAGAAAGTGCATCACGAGTTTAGGATTAGAAATGGAGGGCATACATGGACGTATTGGAGAGAATCACTTCCTGAGGTTTTAGAATTTGTATCCAATACATTTCATCAGAAATAA